The Rhinoraja longicauda isolate Sanriku21f chromosome 25, sRhiLon1.1, whole genome shotgun sequence genome has a window encoding:
- the ccdc117 gene encoding coiled-coil domain-containing protein 117 isoform X1: MVMAHSLCYSALAPSSRQLFQSPGLDVYGRNASHSAAHIQNPKQQPECFIPAYCNPTLQLNGNGFRQTDGINENMDIAMEIPVCNPLNGMRTTTNYELRHMPVRNEFCSRRKHKREQEEEEAPAQKKRLTEEMLECLVPSGNISCSSWPYIPCPQGNGVSDVASTSWQDESTSQEYRAVENKEGCMEVKTDPNQIGLERLKQIENRLDGRDDSEIDTVEISDMPVLVLSDSLREELKHGLEEVLPHTIMESLNRPCMELVLWRPPCAPLSDKLAALTEQRKSKHREPQRDPALYKNTKLDSSLMCGDMNQTSTAEEDMEL; encoded by the exons ATGGTGATGGCACACAGTCTCTGTTACAGCGCCTTGGCACCCTCAAGCAGACAGCTGTTTCAGTCACCTGGATTGGATGTGTACGGGAGAAATGCATCACATTCAGCAGCACACATCCAGAATCCAAAACAGCAGCCGGAATGCTTCATACCAGCGTATTGTAATCCCACTTTACAACTAAATGGAAACGGCTTTAGGCAGACAGATGGTATAAATGAAAACATGGACATTGCTATGGAGATTCCTGTATGCAATCCTTTGAATGGAATGAGAACAACTACAAATTATGAACTTAGGCACATGCCCGT GAGGAATGAGTTTTGTTCTAGAAGGAAGCACAAGCGGGAGCAGGAGGAAGAAGA AGCTCCTGCTCAAAAGAAACGTTTAACTGAGGAGATGCTGGAATGCCTGGTACCTTCGGGAAACATTTCATGCAGCTCTTGGCCTTACATTCCATGTCCCCAGGGAAATGGGGTATCTGATGTTGCCTCCACTTCCTGGCAGGATGAATCTACCTCACAGGAATATAGGGCGGTTGAGAACAAAGAGGGCTGCATGGAGGTGAAAACTGATCCAAACCAAATCGGACTGGAAAGGCTGAAGCAAATTGAAAATCG ACTGGATGGGAGAGATGATTCAGAAATTGACACGGTTGAGATTTCAGATATGCCAGTACTGGTCTTGTCTGATTCTCTCCGAGAAGAACTGAAACATGGCCTGGAAGAAGTTTTGCCTCATACAATAATGGAATCCCT GAATCGTCCATGCATGGAACTCGTTCTGTGGAGACCCCCATGTGCGCCTCTTTCAGATAAACTTGCAGCTTTAACAGAGCAAAGGAAGTCCAAGCATAGGGAGCCACAACGTGACCCTGCTTTATACAAGAACACAAAACTGGATTCATCCTTGATGTGTGGTGATATGAATCAAACCAGCACAGCTGAAGAGGACATGGAGCTTTAG
- the ccdc117 gene encoding coiled-coil domain-containing protein 117 isoform X2, producing the protein MALWSLKEFYNITLQFYRKITLLSRRNEFCSRRKHKREQEEEEAPAQKKRLTEEMLECLVPSGNISCSSWPYIPCPQGNGVSDVASTSWQDESTSQEYRAVENKEGCMEVKTDPNQIGLERLKQIENRLDGRDDSEIDTVEISDMPVLVLSDSLREELKHGLEEVLPHTIMESLNRPCMELVLWRPPCAPLSDKLAALTEQRKSKHREPQRDPALYKNTKLDSSLMCGDMNQTSTAEEDMEL; encoded by the exons ATGGCACTTTGGAGCCTAAAAGAATTCTACAACATCACTTTACAGTTTTATAGAAAAATCACTCTTTTAAGCAG GAGGAATGAGTTTTGTTCTAGAAGGAAGCACAAGCGGGAGCAGGAGGAAGAAGA AGCTCCTGCTCAAAAGAAACGTTTAACTGAGGAGATGCTGGAATGCCTGGTACCTTCGGGAAACATTTCATGCAGCTCTTGGCCTTACATTCCATGTCCCCAGGGAAATGGGGTATCTGATGTTGCCTCCACTTCCTGGCAGGATGAATCTACCTCACAGGAATATAGGGCGGTTGAGAACAAAGAGGGCTGCATGGAGGTGAAAACTGATCCAAACCAAATCGGACTGGAAAGGCTGAAGCAAATTGAAAATCG ACTGGATGGGAGAGATGATTCAGAAATTGACACGGTTGAGATTTCAGATATGCCAGTACTGGTCTTGTCTGATTCTCTCCGAGAAGAACTGAAACATGGCCTGGAAGAAGTTTTGCCTCATACAATAATGGAATCCCT GAATCGTCCATGCATGGAACTCGTTCTGTGGAGACCCCCATGTGCGCCTCTTTCAGATAAACTTGCAGCTTTAACAGAGCAAAGGAAGTCCAAGCATAGGGAGCCACAACGTGACCCTGCTTTATACAAGAACACAAAACTGGATTCATCCTTGATGTGTGGTGATATGAATCAAACCAGCACAGCTGAAGAGGACATGGAGCTTTAG